The Solibacillus sp. FSL W7-1464 genome contains a region encoding:
- a CDS encoding GlsB/YeaQ/YmgE family stress response membrane protein, with protein MSFIWFLIIGGVIGWLAGAILGKDVPGGIIGNIIAGIIGAWIGGMLLGSWGPKVSDFYIFPALLGAIILVFIVSFIMKSMRRAS; from the coding sequence ATGAGTTTTATTTGGTTTTTAATCATTGGCGGGGTAATCGGTTGGCTTGCAGGAGCAATTTTAGGTAAAGATGTCCCAGGTGGAATTATCGGTAACATTATTGCGGGTATTATCGGTGCTTGGATTGGTGGTATGCTTCTAGGAAGTTGGGGACCTAAAGTTTCTGATTTCTATATTTTCCCTGCTCTACTAGGTGCGATTATACTTGTATTCATTGTAAGCTTTATTATGAAATCGATGCGTAGAGCTTCGTAA
- a CDS encoding 5-oxoprolinase subunit C family protein: MLKVIKPGLFSTIQDAGRTGYQQYGVIVSGAMDSVAFRIGNALLKQHNRAAIEMTLVGGIFEFQIPTAIVLAGGQMQATVNEVPVPMYKVISIEQGDILKCGTIHNGARSYLCIAGGFSVEEILGSRSTYIKAAFGGFHGRTLQANDSIPYTGTASPYHTYQVISDRFYEQKPIRLLKGTEWEHFSHLMQQRFIEQHYMISLEADRMGYRLEGQTVISLEKPFNLLSEAVTFGTVQLPPSGQPILLMADRQTTGGYPKIAQIITADLHKVAQLGPKQPLHFELVTIEQAEQAYFQLEQRLRLLETLLRN, from the coding sequence ATGCTAAAAGTAATCAAACCTGGATTGTTCAGCACCATTCAAGATGCAGGGCGTACCGGCTACCAGCAATACGGTGTTATTGTAAGCGGCGCCATGGATTCTGTCGCTTTTCGCATCGGCAATGCCCTTCTGAAACAGCACAATAGAGCAGCCATTGAAATGACGTTAGTCGGCGGTATATTTGAGTTTCAGATACCGACTGCGATCGTATTAGCTGGCGGACAAATGCAAGCAACAGTTAATGAAGTCCCGGTCCCGATGTATAAAGTGATTTCTATCGAACAAGGAGACATTTTAAAATGCGGGACAATTCATAATGGTGCAAGAAGCTATTTATGTATTGCGGGCGGCTTTTCGGTTGAGGAAATACTTGGCAGCCGAAGCACCTATATAAAAGCAGCTTTTGGTGGTTTTCACGGGCGTACGCTTCAAGCAAATGATTCAATACCTTATACAGGAACAGCCAGTCCGTATCATACATATCAAGTAATATCAGACCGTTTTTACGAACAAAAGCCAATCCGCCTATTAAAAGGGACCGAGTGGGAGCATTTCAGCCATCTAATGCAGCAACGCTTCATCGAACAGCACTACATGATTTCACTTGAAGCCGACCGCATGGGTTACCGGCTGGAAGGACAAACCGTCATTTCATTGGAAAAACCGTTTAACCTGCTTTCTGAAGCTGTTACATTCGGGACTGTTCAGTTACCTCCAAGCGGGCAGCCAATTTTGCTGATGGCGGACCGGCAAACAACAGGCGGCTATCCGAAAATCGCACAAATCATTACAGCCGATTTGCACAAAGTTGCACAGCTCGGTCCGAAACAGCCCCTCCACTTTGAACTGGTCACAATTGAACAGGCGGAGCAAGCGTACTTTCAGCTGGAGCAACGGCTACGCTTATTGGAAACCCTTTTGAGAAACTAG
- the pxpB gene encoding 5-oxoprolinase subunit PxpB — translation MPALQFKQLSDQALLVQFGTTINEQTHQQIQQAIAILQEHPFPGLIEIVPSYTNFCVYYDPFTVRKSLQQKHTTTSAEIVQHYIKILLEHQLQEAPHESRLIEIPVLYGGEYGPDLNEVANINGLTPEEVIAIHTSKEYLVHMLGFAPGFPFLGGMDKRIATPRRAAPRLEISAGSVGIAGEQTGIYPLSTPGGWQIIGRTMIPLFLPDQNPPTLLRAGDHIRFVAVKEDTTC, via the coding sequence ATGCCGGCATTGCAATTTAAACAACTTAGCGACCAGGCACTGCTCGTTCAGTTCGGTACGACAATCAATGAACAAACCCACCAGCAAATCCAGCAGGCCATTGCGATCTTACAGGAGCATCCATTCCCGGGACTAATCGAAATTGTGCCGAGCTATACGAACTTCTGTGTGTATTACGATCCTTTTACAGTGCGAAAATCTTTGCAGCAGAAGCATACAACAACGAGCGCCGAAATAGTTCAGCACTATATTAAAATTCTGCTTGAACACCAATTGCAGGAAGCTCCTCACGAAAGCCGGTTAATTGAGATTCCCGTACTTTACGGAGGTGAATACGGACCCGATTTAAATGAGGTTGCCAACATCAATGGCTTAACACCTGAAGAAGTCATTGCAATCCACACATCGAAGGAATACCTCGTCCACATGCTCGGCTTTGCGCCGGGTTTTCCGTTTTTAGGCGGAATGGACAAAAGAATCGCAACGCCGCGCCGTGCTGCACCAAGACTTGAAATTTCAGCCGGTTCTGTAGGTATTGCGGGTGAGCAAACCGGCATTTATCCGCTCTCTACCCCAGGAGGCTGGCAAATTATCGGTCGGACGATGATACCATTATTTTTACCGGACCAAAATCCGCCGACACTACTGCGGGCAGGTGACCACATACGCTTTGTCGCTGTTAAGGAGGATACTACATGCTAA
- the pxpA gene encoding 5-oxoprolinase subunit PxpA — protein sequence MFRVDINCDLGESFGRYKLGEQEEILCYVTSANIACGFHAGDPSVMRKTVELAIKNNVQIGAHPGLPDLNGFGRREMNISWQEAYDLVVYQIGALQGFLTAKGVKMQHVKPHGALYNMAAVNDELADAIAKAVHDVSPDLLLYGLASSKLTAAGENRGLQTVHEVFADRTYQADGTLTSRTFPNALITDEEKAIAQIIEMVKEGAVTSVQQTKVALQAHSICVHGDGEHAVQFAKRARQELDQQGVSVRAFHTFV from the coding sequence ATGTTTCGAGTAGATATTAACTGTGATTTAGGTGAAAGCTTTGGGCGCTATAAGCTGGGGGAGCAAGAAGAAATTCTTTGTTATGTTACGTCCGCCAATATCGCGTGCGGATTTCATGCAGGGGATCCGTCTGTCATGCGCAAAACGGTGGAGCTTGCGATTAAAAACAATGTACAAATCGGTGCGCATCCAGGACTGCCGGATTTAAACGGTTTCGGACGGCGGGAAATGAACATCTCATGGCAGGAAGCCTATGATCTTGTTGTTTATCAAATTGGGGCACTGCAAGGGTTTTTGACAGCAAAAGGCGTGAAAATGCAGCATGTGAAGCCGCATGGTGCTCTTTACAATATGGCAGCGGTAAATGATGAGCTCGCCGATGCCATTGCAAAGGCAGTTCATGATGTGTCGCCGGACCTACTTTTATATGGTTTGGCATCAAGTAAATTAACAGCTGCGGGTGAAAACCGGGGCTTACAGACAGTCCATGAAGTGTTTGCAGACCGGACATATCAGGCGGATGGTACATTAACATCCCGCACTTTTCCAAATGCGCTCATTACAGACGAAGAAAAGGCGATTGCACAAATTATTGAAATGGTGAAAGAGGGGGCAGTAACCTCTGTTCAGCAAACGAAAGTAGCATTGCAGGCACATAGTATTTGTGTGCATGGGGACGGGGAGCATGCCGTGCAATTCGCAAAGCGTGCACGTCAGGAACTGGATCAGCAAGGGGTATCGGTTCGGGCATTTCATACTTTTGTGTGA
- a CDS encoding DUF4275 family protein has product MRYKELKVVDIPKWGTFLREQWRINFASHLSNEEQKSIGMDGFLWHLCGWEKVTCLEKDAAIEAFKKQSKIKCTVFYQFIDEAYLVQNAQTLNVDELPYDQSHMFYGDIYIMDWDLNWTFIMTHSDNSGPYFIKN; this is encoded by the coding sequence TTGAGGTATAAAGAATTAAAAGTAGTTGATATCCCAAAATGGGGAACCTTTTTACGTGAGCAATGGCGTATAAATTTTGCAAGTCACCTTTCAAATGAAGAACAAAAATCGATTGGAATGGACGGATTTCTATGGCATTTATGTGGCTGGGAAAAGGTTACTTGCTTAGAGAAAGATGCAGCAATAGAAGCTTTTAAGAAACAATCCAAGATTAAATGTACTGTCTTTTATCAATTTATAGATGAAGCTTATCTTGTGCAAAATGCTCAAACGCTGAATGTAGACGAACTCCCCTATGATCAATCTCATATGTTTTATGGAGACATATACATAATGGATTGGGATTTAAACTGGACGTTTATAATGACACACAGCGATAATTCGGGTCCTTATTTTATAAAAAATTAA
- a CDS encoding polysaccharide deacetylase family protein, protein MTNPYRKRRGPWIDLLLIGAIGFLGAVIVFLTFLSDNPLFPHSDKTSAKEHTITEEASNFPGIKIVTDRSDDKNLPFTVQYPATEYEDINKVITTYIEESKQYYINMMRLQQNSEKLAGNLTISVETFEHDHYYSFVLTNKMILNADDKQTTIQTFLIDSETGVLIDIHALLNGDSESLKTFAAHIQSELLKNPAYKEYVLEKEFAFATEPKWELFNRIALKDDYLFIYFNEGEVTKPEAGMPVVEIPLSFINPLLASDFQIAMQSENTIIPKVDKDTSKKRIALTFDDGPHPEVTKQILALLEKYNAKATFFMLGSRVQYYPGLVQEVHDSGHEIGNHTWTHPVLTKMSPADINKEYNSTEEAIIHAIGEHSTTFRPPYGAINDDIRNAIPCKSVNWTIDTLDWKYRDPEKLLPMVKKALHNNAIVLMHDIHQSTADGLEPVLAYLQKEGYEFLTVSEILPYH, encoded by the coding sequence ATGACAAACCCTTACAGAAAACGGCGTGGTCCTTGGATTGACTTACTTCTTATTGGCGCTATCGGTTTTTTAGGTGCCGTTATCGTGTTTTTAACTTTTCTAAGCGATAATCCGCTTTTCCCGCACAGTGACAAAACATCTGCTAAAGAACATACGATCACGGAGGAAGCATCAAATTTCCCCGGCATAAAAATAGTTACAGATCGCTCTGATGACAAAAATTTACCGTTTACCGTTCAATACCCAGCGACAGAATATGAAGATATCAATAAAGTAATTACGACTTATATAGAAGAGTCCAAACAATATTACATAAACATGATGCGCCTGCAGCAAAATTCAGAAAAGTTGGCAGGCAATCTAACGATATCTGTTGAAACATTCGAGCATGACCATTATTACTCCTTTGTTTTAACGAATAAAATGATTTTAAATGCCGACGACAAGCAAACAACGATTCAAACATTTTTAATTGATTCTGAAACTGGCGTGCTCATTGATATTCACGCCCTTTTAAACGGGGATTCAGAAAGCCTGAAAACATTTGCAGCACATATCCAGTCGGAATTGTTGAAAAACCCAGCGTATAAAGAGTATGTTTTAGAAAAAGAATTCGCATTCGCTACCGAGCCAAAATGGGAATTATTTAACCGTATAGCACTAAAGGATGACTATCTTTTCATTTATTTCAATGAAGGAGAAGTAACAAAACCTGAAGCAGGTATGCCAGTAGTTGAAATTCCTTTATCATTTATCAACCCGCTTTTGGCATCTGATTTCCAAATAGCAATGCAATCTGAGAATACGATTATTCCTAAAGTTGATAAAGATACATCTAAAAAACGGATCGCCCTTACATTTGACGACGGTCCACACCCGGAAGTAACGAAGCAGATTTTAGCGCTTCTGGAAAAGTACAATGCAAAAGCAACGTTCTTTATGCTTGGAAGCCGAGTACAATATTACCCTGGCTTAGTACAGGAAGTGCATGATAGCGGTCATGAAATCGGCAATCATACGTGGACACATCCAGTTTTAACGAAAATGTCCCCTGCAGATATTAATAAGGAATACAATTCAACAGAAGAAGCAATTATCCATGCGATCGGTGAACACTCTACAACATTCCGCCCTCCATATGGGGCAATTAATGATGATATTCGCAATGCCATTCCATGTAAATCGGTCAACTGGACGATTGATACACTTGACTGGAAATATCGCGACCCGGAAAAGCTGTTACCAATGGTGAAAAAAGCATTGCATAATAACGCAATTGTGTTAATGCATGACATCCACCAATCTACAGCTGATGGACTGGAGCCTGTCCTTGCCTACTTACAAAAGGAAGGCTATGAATTTTTAACGGTTTCTGAAATTTTACCGTATCATTAA
- a CDS encoding threonine/serine exporter family protein, whose protein sequence is MNTENTELALDCFLLAGRIMIESGAETYRVEDTMLRMARSQNMMNAQSYVTPTGIIFSLGKTQPTQITSIPTRITDLHRIVLVNNVSRKLTSQMITLEQAYDELKKIEKTNYFLPISVQVLAACLASSAFLLLFKGTISDIPAAFVAGGVGLYIVTILHNMTRVKFFSEFLASVGVGAVAYIAVHFNIGTEIDKIIIGSVMPLVPGLLITNAVRDLMAGHFTAGMAKGAEAFLTAFAIGSGVALVLSL, encoded by the coding sequence ATGAATACTGAGAATACTGAACTAGCGCTCGACTGTTTTTTGCTTGCTGGTCGTATTATGATTGAAAGCGGTGCTGAAACGTATCGAGTAGAAGACACGATGCTGCGAATGGCCCGTTCTCAAAATATGATGAATGCACAAAGCTATGTTACGCCAACAGGTATTATTTTCTCTCTAGGGAAAACACAGCCTACACAAATTACATCGATTCCAACTCGAATTACAGATTTACATCGCATTGTGCTTGTAAACAATGTTTCACGTAAGCTTACATCTCAAATGATAACATTGGAGCAGGCGTATGACGAGTTAAAGAAGATAGAAAAAACAAATTATTTTCTCCCGATTTCAGTACAAGTTTTGGCAGCATGTTTAGCAAGCAGTGCCTTTTTATTGCTGTTTAAAGGGACAATATCGGATATTCCAGCTGCCTTTGTTGCAGGGGGAGTAGGTTTGTATATTGTTACGATTCTTCATAATATGACCCGCGTCAAGTTCTTCTCCGAGTTTTTGGCATCGGTCGGAGTAGGTGCTGTTGCATATATAGCAGTGCATTTTAATATTGGTACGGAAATCGATAAAATTATTATTGGCTCGGTCATGCCGCTTGTGCCGGGTCTGCTCATTACGAATGCGGTCCGTGATTTAATGGCAGGCCATTTCACAGCAGGGATGGCAAAAGGTGCCGAAGCCTTTTTAACAGCGTTTGCGATTGGTTCAGGTGTTGCCCTTGTGCTTTCACTGTAG
- a CDS encoding threonine/serine exporter family protein: MEHVLVQIVISFIATACFGVIFNAPIKTIPACGFVGAVGWAVYYVLFEGGLDDVRASFLGAFVVSLVAYFFARKFRMPMIIFSVSGIIPLVPGGIAYSTMRNVMELDYIAGLENGMRAFMISGAIAMGLVFAEVMMQIILRIMRKGRTSIQSFTKVKKRSS; this comes from the coding sequence GTGGAGCATGTTTTAGTTCAAATCGTTATCAGTTTTATTGCGACCGCCTGTTTTGGTGTCATTTTTAATGCCCCGATCAAAACAATCCCGGCATGTGGTTTCGTCGGTGCTGTAGGTTGGGCAGTATATTATGTTCTGTTCGAAGGCGGGCTGGATGATGTTCGTGCATCTTTTCTTGGGGCGTTTGTCGTTTCGTTAGTAGCATATTTTTTTGCGCGCAAGTTCAGGATGCCGATGATTATATTTAGTGTTTCTGGAATCATACCGCTTGTTCCTGGGGGCATTGCCTACAGTACGATGCGCAATGTGATGGAACTCGATTATATTGCAGGTCTGGAAAATGGAATGCGGGCATTTATGATATCCGGAGCGATTGCGATGGGACTTGTATTTGCGGAAGTAATGATGCAGATCATCCTGCGTATAATGAGAAAAGGAAGAACTTCGATTCAGTCCTTTACAAAAGTAAAAAAAAGAAGCTCGTAA
- a CDS encoding sensor domain-containing protein: MTKEQIYSTSTEPLLDTPFPSFVLLPNGTLVHGNLHHLDYPTKETKELIGNSIHDTLFSEVGDDVIESILTSSAALCLHNIPLSLKGQSPTTCTLYTKPTVFAKEQAISVLCIPNDEVRLMDEEQQHLVDLKNGIHQSFMTVTFDQDGFITQTNQSFLTTSRWTPKRVIGKTLWQLFPQNPESEKLVLEIWKTLQNGQIWQGEVEKLTKDEQLYWVHLTAIPMLGQTSEKNEYLLIERNITNEKNIQFQLEKIAYIDTETGMMNVHRLEQIIGEMIEEERHFSFVYLSIDKFYTIKDLHDGVAEKSLILEFTKRMKMYFQDSTMARINESEFVVITPLPEWFTQGFLNYLQQNPIYNGNVAVPLSLSGGITRFPEDQMTFSQLMKASLATIASVRSAGGDSIVSLSKSSHAALNRRSIVEKRLLLALDQKNLHVLYQPQLDLRSGKITAVEALVRWDDEEIGTVSPDELIPIAEETGLINNIGSFMLDKACEQAVLWKNAGHPIKVSINSSVREFRDKNMAKSILETLERTGCPANLLQIEITEKFALEAEAETGIIKQMRTLENEGIVFALDDFGTGYGSFRYMQLLPISILKIDQTFIRSLKSEKNQQLVNGMVQLGKSMNLTVVAEGVETEEQMQFLTSIGCEVIQGYFVSKPSSTEEISSLLG; the protein is encoded by the coding sequence ATGACAAAAGAACAAATCTATTCTACTAGTACTGAGCCGCTACTAGATACCCCTTTCCCTTCTTTTGTACTTTTACCTAATGGTACACTCGTTCATGGAAATCTCCATCATTTAGACTATCCGACAAAAGAGACAAAAGAACTAATCGGGAATTCCATACATGACACGCTATTCTCAGAAGTAGGTGATGATGTTATTGAATCCATTTTAACAAGTTCGGCAGCGTTATGTTTACACAACATTCCTCTTTCGCTAAAAGGGCAATCTCCCACAACATGCACCCTTTATACGAAGCCGACAGTCTTTGCGAAAGAGCAGGCAATTTCTGTTCTTTGTATTCCAAATGATGAAGTTCGTTTGATGGATGAAGAACAGCAGCATTTAGTCGACCTTAAAAATGGGATTCACCAATCATTCATGACTGTTACATTTGACCAGGACGGCTTTATTACTCAAACAAACCAGTCATTTTTAACAACAAGCCGCTGGACACCGAAACGGGTTATCGGTAAAACATTGTGGCAATTGTTCCCGCAAAATCCTGAATCGGAAAAGCTTGTGCTGGAGATTTGGAAAACGTTGCAAAACGGACAAATATGGCAAGGTGAAGTTGAGAAATTGACAAAGGATGAGCAGCTTTACTGGGTACATTTAACAGCCATACCAATGTTGGGTCAAACATCTGAAAAAAACGAGTATTTGCTAATTGAGCGTAATATTACAAACGAAAAAAATATCCAGTTCCAACTGGAAAAAATCGCCTATATCGATACAGAAACCGGAATGATGAATGTCCACCGTCTCGAACAAATTATCGGGGAAATGATTGAAGAAGAGCGCCATTTTTCATTCGTTTACTTAAGTATCGATAAGTTTTATACAATTAAGGATTTACATGATGGCGTAGCCGAAAAGTCCCTTATCTTAGAATTTACGAAGCGCATGAAAATGTATTTCCAGGATAGTACGATGGCTCGTATTAATGAAAGTGAATTTGTCGTGATTACACCATTACCAGAATGGTTTACACAAGGTTTTCTTAATTATTTACAGCAAAATCCAATATACAACGGTAACGTAGCAGTACCACTTTCATTAAGCGGCGGGATTACACGCTTCCCGGAAGATCAAATGACATTCTCCCAATTGATGAAGGCATCTTTGGCTACGATCGCTTCTGTACGGAGCGCGGGCGGTGACAGCATCGTTTCCTTATCAAAATCTTCGCATGCTGCATTAAACCGCAGATCGATTGTCGAAAAACGATTACTGCTTGCATTAGATCAAAAAAACCTGCATGTTCTCTACCAGCCTCAACTTGATTTAAGAAGCGGTAAAATTACTGCTGTCGAGGCATTAGTCCGTTGGGATGATGAAGAAATCGGCACTGTTTCGCCTGATGAACTGATCCCTATCGCGGAAGAGACAGGTCTCATTAATAATATCGGTTCGTTTATGCTTGATAAAGCATGTGAACAAGCGGTCCTATGGAAAAATGCGGGCCATCCGATCAAAGTGAGTATCAACTCTTCTGTACGCGAGTTCCGTGATAAAAATATGGCCAAGTCCATTTTGGAAACACTTGAACGTACTGGATGCCCGGCGAATTTACTGCAAATCGAAATTACCGAAAAGTTTGCATTAGAAGCTGAAGCTGAAACAGGAATTATTAAGCAAATGCGTACACTTGAAAACGAAGGCATTGTCTTTGCACTTGACGACTTCGGTACAGGTTACGGCTCGTTCCGTTACATGCAGCTTCTGCCGATTTCAATTTTGAAAATCGACCAGACATTTATCCGCTCGCTGAAATCAGAAAAAAACCAGCAGCTTGTAAACGGTATGGTACAGCTAGGAAAATCAATGAATCTTACCGTCGTTGCTGAAGGTGTGGAAACAGAAGAGCAAATGCAGTTCCTCACAAGCATCGGCTGTGAGGTCATCCAAGGATACTTCGTAAGCAAACCGAGCTCTACAGAAGAAATTTCTTCATTATTAGGATAA
- a CDS encoding GNAT family N-acetyltransferase, giving the protein MNLSAITVSFPLDEETYEEVQQLCKTAAVCDGVLLNQVMNLPIAKSYEMRGFYVLVYDDEKNLLVGAGTAVDLMGLNTYEWSMLVAPMYRQLGIGTAILNVLKEGMAMRESEGELALIAEGSHYGKEFLQKNGYLYSFSEATLEAHAEVLQKEGPVTLRPFMQKDTEALVAIFSDAFGDIREESLELIEFNTTTEGLVMWTAEIDGEVVGTVTTRKEGEVQWITAFAVSPKRQRQGIGTQILNLVKDYSLRSGDKTILLDVEVENMAALHVYEKAGFMKSSQLDYYIYIGM; this is encoded by the coding sequence ATGAATTTATCGGCAATAACAGTGTCGTTTCCTTTAGATGAAGAAACATATGAAGAAGTACAGCAATTATGTAAAACTGCGGCCGTTTGTGATGGCGTACTATTAAATCAAGTCATGAATTTACCGATAGCAAAAAGCTATGAAATGCGAGGATTTTATGTTCTTGTATATGATGATGAAAAGAATTTGCTTGTCGGAGCAGGTACTGCAGTCGATTTAATGGGGTTAAATACGTATGAATGGTCGATGCTCGTTGCACCAATGTATCGTCAACTTGGAATTGGCACAGCGATATTGAACGTGCTGAAAGAAGGAATGGCGATGCGCGAAAGTGAAGGGGAGCTCGCATTAATCGCGGAAGGCTCGCATTACGGTAAAGAATTTCTTCAAAAGAACGGGTATTTATACAGCTTTTCTGAAGCAACATTGGAAGCTCATGCAGAAGTTCTGCAAAAAGAGGGGCCTGTTACTTTACGCCCGTTTATGCAAAAGGACACGGAAGCACTTGTCGCGATTTTCAGTGATGCGTTTGGCGACATTCGTGAGGAATCATTGGAACTGATTGAGTTTAATACAACGACTGAAGGCCTAGTTATGTGGACAGCCGAAATTGATGGTGAAGTCGTTGGAACAGTGACGACCCGCAAAGAAGGCGAAGTACAGTGGATTACGGCATTTGCGGTTTCCCCGAAGAGACAGCGCCAAGGGATTGGCACGCAGATTTTGAATTTAGTGAAAGATTATTCGCTCCGTTCAGGTGACAAGACCATTTTACTTGATGTGGAAGTCGAAAACATGGCAGCCCTTCATGTATACGAAAAAGCAGGCTTTATGAAGTCATCCCAGCTAGATTATTACATTTATATTGGAATGTAA
- a CDS encoding glycosidase: MKVLIVSMSTLFIDALQIAIQDKRPTWQVDTYPIQAPIFNQTLLKKIKEQCIDIVVIETTNQHFALIIESLKKVKGPEIDIMLLVDSRMGEVYHHLKDEERWASVTKNTGLDEFLLLMESFKSNTPHLVEVSLKELDKKILKDLAVGHTFEFIQRTRDLTAEEIDQALHRITTYFKVPNYIESISKAFEQKIIAY; encoded by the coding sequence TTGAAAGTACTGATTGTTTCAATGTCTACTTTGTTTATTGATGCATTACAAATAGCGATTCAGGATAAGCGTCCGACTTGGCAAGTAGATACTTATCCCATTCAAGCTCCTATATTTAATCAGACATTACTGAAAAAAATTAAAGAACAGTGTATTGATATTGTGGTGATTGAAACAACTAATCAGCATTTCGCACTGATCATTGAAAGTTTAAAGAAAGTGAAGGGTCCCGAAATAGACATCATGCTTCTTGTAGATTCTAGAATGGGAGAAGTTTACCATCACTTAAAGGATGAGGAGCGCTGGGCAAGTGTCACAAAAAATACAGGGCTGGACGAATTTTTATTGCTAATGGAATCTTTTAAAAGTAATACACCTCATTTAGTTGAGGTTTCTTTAAAAGAATTGGATAAAAAAATCCTGAAAGATTTAGCAGTAGGCCATACATTTGAATTTATTCAGCGTACAAGAGATTTAACGGCTGAAGAGATTGATCAGGCCCTTCACCGGATTACCACGTATTTTAAAGTACCAAATTATATTGAGTCGATCAGTAAGGCATTTGAGCAGAAAATCATTGCGTATTAA
- a CDS encoding ABC transporter ATP-binding protein, protein MTFQIQNLSKNFGGKKAVNNISIHLEEGQILGMLGRNGAGKTTTIRMMLELIPKDSGKILWKGKPFSKKNLKIGYLPEERGLYAKMNVLDQIIYFGMLEGMSKKEAKREALKWLEKLEISYAAKKRTEQLSKGNQQKVQLITAIIHDPNFIILDEPFSGLDPVNADMLKSVVKELIAKKKTIIFCSHQMEQVESFCSQICILKEGNLIVSDELANVKSSYDYRYLELETSAADLKDYLMLKQYEFTEENNRYKLKIPRSEKIYQLIQEFGEKFELNGISLKEPSLHEIFIERTGGM, encoded by the coding sequence ATGACATTTCAGATTCAAAATTTAAGTAAAAACTTTGGTGGTAAAAAAGCGGTGAACAATATTTCAATTCACTTAGAAGAAGGGCAAATCCTCGGCATGCTAGGTAGAAATGGCGCTGGAAAAACAACAACCATTCGAATGATGTTAGAACTGATTCCTAAAGACAGTGGAAAAATCTTATGGAAAGGAAAACCTTTCTCCAAGAAAAATTTAAAAATAGGTTACTTACCGGAGGAACGTGGACTATATGCAAAAATGAACGTTTTAGATCAGATCATCTACTTTGGTATGTTGGAAGGTATGAGCAAAAAAGAGGCGAAAAGAGAGGCACTAAAGTGGTTGGAAAAGCTTGAAATCTCTTATGCGGCAAAAAAGCGTACCGAACAATTATCGAAAGGGAACCAGCAAAAAGTACAATTAATTACGGCAATTATACATGACCCGAATTTTATCATTTTAGATGAGCCTTTCAGCGGGTTAGACCCTGTTAATGCAGATATGTTGAAAAGCGTCGTAAAAGAATTGATTGCTAAAAAGAAAACAATTATTTTCTGTAGTCATCAAATGGAACAGGTTGAATCTTTCTGCAGCCAAATCTGTATTTTAAAGGAAGGGAACCTGATTGTTTCTGATGAGTTAGCGAATGTTAAGAGTTCCTATGATTATCGCTACTTGGAACTGGAAACATCGGCTGCTGACTTGAAGGATTACCTTATGCTTAAACAATATGAATTTACTGAGGAAAACAACCGGTATAAGTTAAAAATTCCGAGAAGCGAAAAAATATATCAGCTCATTCAGGAGTTCGGAGAGAAATTCGAGCTGAATGGGATTTCATTAAAAGAGCCGAGCCTGCATGAAATCTTTATTGAACGGACAGGAGGGATGTAA